In Sphingomonas sp. LT1P40, the DNA window TTGACGTTCTGGCCGTGCGCTATGCCGAACGCAACGGCGGCTATACCCGCGTCATCAAGGCTGGCCCGCGTGCGTCGGACGCTGCGTGGATGGCGGTCATCGAGTTCGTCGACCGCGACGTCGATGCCAAGGGTCAGGATTCCGGCCCGGTGATGATCGACGAGGATTACGACCAGGCGGCCTGATCGCCGAGCTAAAGCAAGTTAAAGGGCGGTCGCACCGAGTGCGGCCGCCCTTTTGCTATTCGCAGCTGCCGCGTAACCCTTTGCCGGCATGATATTTAACCTCACGCGGCAGATATTCGGGAAAGCGGCACGCGAACCAGTGCACCCGTTTCGCCCCGCGCAGGATCGCGGGCGCCTGCCCGCGCGCGGGCAGATCGTAACTGCCGACCTGTCCGCGTGCGCAATCGAAATATCGCGCCACATCCGCGCGCGGCGGCCCGGTGACACAGGCAAACGCAACGACGCGGAAATCGCATTTGTTGGTGAGGATGCCGACCCCTGATTCGGCGGATGCCACGCACTGGGTGGCATTCGGGTTAGCGGCCTTTGGCTGAACCGGGGCAGGGAGCGCCATGGCCGCGATCAGAGTGGAAACCATCATCGGGCTATGCGCTGCCAGTTCGCTTTCCGTTGATTAGCACGGCCTGCTGCCACGGGCTCGGTGCCTTGTCGGTGCGGTGGATGCACCCCGCCCAGCAACAGGGCCGCTTCTTTCCCTCCAGCAATTCCTCACAGGTTCGCTGAATGCGGCGCCGGCGCGTTGCCGCCTGTTTCGCATCGTCGACCCAGCAGATGAACTCGTTCCGGCCGAGCGGTGTCAGGTTCTTCCAAAGCGTGAGGATTTTGGGATCGGAGCGCAGTGCGACCTCAAGGTCTTCGCTCGCCTCATGCACGGTGCCACCAGGAAAAGTGTTAGCCATGCGGCCTCCTTGCAACGGCGGATTCGCATCCGATCTCGTAAAATA includes these proteins:
- a CDS encoding YdeI/OmpD-associated family protein → MANTFPGGTVHEASEDLEVALRSDPKILTLWKNLTPLGRNEFICWVDDAKQAATRRRRIQRTCEELLEGKKRPCCWAGCIHRTDKAPSPWQQAVLINGKRTGSA